The sequence TCCTTGCCGAGGCCCATGGTGAGCGGCGAAGCCGCGTCCGCATACACCGCCGAACCGAGAATCTCCGAGAGACTGACGGTCTGACGGCGCTGGTTCGGCAACTCCAGCGCCATGAAATTCTTGCCCGGAATCGTTTCGACCACGCGAATCGACACCAGCGACAGCGAACGCGCCAGATCTTTCGCCAGACCGACAATCTGGCTGCCCTTCACGCCGGTGGCCGGCTCGATTTCGTAACGCGTGACGACCGGGCCCGGATACGCGGCGACCACGCTCACCTCGACGCCGAAGTCCTTGAGCTTTTTCTCGATCAGACGCGAGGTGAATTCGAGCGTATCGGCGGAAATGGTTTCCTGCGCAGCGGGCGCCGCGTCGAGCAGCGAGATCGGCGGCAAGGTGGAGTCGCCCGGCAGGTCTGTGAACAGCGGCACTTGCCGCTCTTTCTCGACACGCTCCGACTTGGCGGGCGTGACGACCGGCGGCACGATCATGACCGGCTCGTGCTCCTCGATCCGCACGCGGCCCTTTTCGACCTTGCCTTCGCGCTTGACGGCGGCGGCTTCGCCCAATTTACGGTCGCGGCCGGCCTCGCGGCGCAGCTTGGCGAACGTGACCGCGGAAATGATCGATTCACCGACCTTTTCCGACACCGACAGCCACGAAAAACGGAAATACAGGGACAAACCAATGCCGAGCACGATCAGCAGGGCCAACGTACCGCCCGTGAAGCCGAGTGCATGGGACACCCCGCGCGCGACCGCCTCGCCGATCACGCCGCCCGGCGCACGCGGCAACTGCACTTTCAGCGACCACATGCGCAGCGCTTCGATACCGTCGCAGGCGAGCAACACCAGCATGAACGCGAACGCGTCCGCGAGCCAGCCGGCATCGCGCGGCGCGTCGTCCTCGAGTTCCTCGTTACGGGTAATGCGGCGGTAATTGGCGGAGATATGGCGGCCGAGCAGCACGATCCACCAGTAGGCGGACAGACCGAACAGCAGCAGCAGGATGTCGGACGTCCACGCGCCGACGCGGCCCGCCCAGTTGGCGATGTGATCGACCTGCGCGGCATGCGTCCAGCTCGGATCGTGCCGGCTGTAGCTGACGAGCGCCATGAGCAGGAACACGCCGAGCGCGACCTGCAAGATCCAGCGGATTTCGGTGAAGAGGCGCGACATGCGGTGCGGCAATGCCTGCGCGCTCGCGGAATAGGGAGCTTTTGCCATTGATCCTGTTGCTTGTGTGGCCGATTTGCTGCCAGAGTCGCGGCCCGAAGCGGCGCCCACGGCGGCTCCGGACCCGGTCCCGGCTGCCGGGTCCATCGATGCGGCCTATTGTAAACGCAGTGCCTCACGCAAGGCTGTAAATGACGGTAACTTAGCCGATTGGCCTCACGAAAGGCTGCCGAAGCCCGCGGCAACGCTATCGCCACGATCGGAAAGCTTCATGGAGCAGGCCGGCGTGCCGCCCTTTATAATGCCGCTCTGATACCCATCTATAGTTTCAGCTCAAGTCGCGCGGCCTCGCATGGGCGAGCCGGGCGCCGTAAAAGGATTCGATCATGCCCGCAACTTCCACGAAACACGCCAAAGTTCTGATTCTCGGCTCCGGCCCCGCCGGCTACACGGCGGCGGTCTACGCGGCACGCGCCAACCTGTCGCCGGTACTCGTCACGGGTCTGGCCCAGGGCGGCCAGCTGATGACCACGACCGACGTCGAAAACTGGCCAGCTGACGCTCATGGCGTGCAAGGCCCGGAACTGATGGGGCGCTTTCTGGAGCACGCCGAGCGCTTCAACACGGAAATCATTTTCGACCACATCCATACGGCCAAGCTGGATGAGAAACCGATCCGCCTGATCGGCGATTCGGGCGAATACACCTGCGATTCCCTGATCATCTCGACCGGCGCATCGGCGCAGTATCTCGGCCTGCCGTCTGAAGAATTGTTCATGGGCAAAGGCGTGTCGGCTTGCGCCACCTGCGACGGCTTCTTCTACAAGCAACAACATGTGGCCGTGATCGGCGGCGGCAATACCGCAGTCGAGGAAGCCCTCTATCTTTCCGGCATCGCCAAGAAAGTGACGGTGATCCATCGCCGCGACAAGTTCCGCGCCGAACCGATCCTGATCGATCGTCTGCTGGCGAAGGAAAAGGAAGGCGTGGTCGAGATCAAGTGGAACAGCACGCTCGACGAAGTGACGGGCGACCAGTCCGGCGTGACGGGTCTGCGCATCAAGAACACCAAAACCGGCGACACCACGGACATCGCACTGCAAGGCATCTTCGTCGCGATCGGCCACAAGCCGAACACGGACATTTTCGAAGGCCAACTGGAGATGAAGAACGGCTACATCATCACCAAGGGTGGCCTGAACGGTTTCGCAACGGCAACCAGCGTGCCGGGCGTGTTCGCAGCGGGCGACGTACAAGACCACGTCTATCGTCAGGCGATCACCAGCGCAGGCACGGGCTGCATGGCCGCACTCGACGCGCAACGCTATCTGGAAACCCTCGACGAGATCGGCGAGCACGTGATGAGCGCGGAAGCCGAGCGTTAAGCATCCCGGGAATCTGCGAGGGTAAGCACGACGGTAAAATGGCGGCTGGGCATGGCCTGGCCGCTTGCTTGAAAGAAGGCCGCGGCTGAGAAGCCAGCGGCCTTTTTTGTGTCGTTCCGGCGCGAGGCTGGCGTCGTTCTGCGCCCTTGCGTGTACGCTTGCCCGGCCCCACGGCCAGGCGTTGCGATGCGCCGTGGCCGGTTTCGGCGCCGCAACCGGCGTCGCGCGTTCGATCTACTTTTCTGCGTGTATTACTGATATGCCGAAGAATCAGCCCCACCCTAGCGAACCGAAGCGCGCACGTGCCGTTGCCAGGCCCGCGCCCGAGACGGCCGCACCCGTGGTCAAACCGAAGATCGAGCCGGCTGCGGGTCTAGCCGGGCTTGGCGCCTTGCGCGATGCGTTAAAGGGCGACACGCAACGGCGTGAGCGCGAACGTGTGGCGGCAGTGGCAGCGCAGCGCGAAGCGTCGGCGGATGCCGATCTGTTTCGCCGCGAGATCGGCGCAGTTGCACCGCTGGCTGTCCCGCAACGCGCCAGCTTGCCGCGCAATCCCCCGTCGCCGCTGCCGGTGCAAACCAAACTCGACGAAGAAGCCGTGCTGCACGAAGCGATCTCCGACGAGTTCGATCCCGAGATCCTGCTCGACACCGACGAAACGCTGTCCTACTGCCGGCCCGGCATCAGCCAGGAGGTCGTGCGCAAACTGCGGCGTGGCGATTGGATCGTGCAGGCGCAAATCGATCTGCACGGCATGCGTCGCGAGGAGGCGCGCGAGGCGTTGGCCGAGTTCATTCGTGAATCGGTCAAGCGTGGCCAGCGGTGTTTGCGCGTCATTCACGGCAAGGGCCTGGGATCGATCGGTAAAGAACCTGTCCTTAAGGGCAAGGTGCGCGCGTGGCTCGTGCAAAAGTCCGAGGTCATCGCCTTCTGTCAGGCGCGTGCCCATGACGGCGGCGCGGGTGCGGTGGTCGTGCTGCTGCAGCCGGGGACATTGCCGGTTTCCCCCAAATACTGACGGAGTCCCGGTGATCCATCCGAGGCTGGCGCTGACCATCATGGAGGCGCTGGCTCTTTTCGCGTACGCGATTTCGGGGTTTATCGAAGCCAGGACCCGCCGGCTCGATGCGGTAGGGACCTTTCTCGTGGCGATCGCGACGGCGTTCGGCGGCGGGACGTTGCGCGACGTGCTGCTCGAACGGCGGCCCTTCTACTGGGTCGAACACCAGGCTTATCTGATCGCGATTTTCGTGATGTCGTTGTTCGCGCCGACGCTATTGAAAATGACGTCGCGCCTGCTCTCCGAACGGGTCTTGCTGGTGGCCGATGCCGTGGGACTCGGCTTGTTCAGTATTTCCGGCACGTCGATCGCGCACGACGCGCAGATGCCGTGGTTCACGTCGGTGATGATGGGAGTGTTGACGGGCGTATTCGGCGGCGTGATCCGCGACGTGCTGTGCAACGAGGTGCCGCTGATTTTGCGCGACTCGCGGCCCTATGCGACATGCGCTTTTGTGGGGTGTTGGCTGTACGTGCTGCTGGACTACATGAACGTCGATACGGTGTACAGCGTGTTGATCGCCACCGCCTTCATCCTGCTGGCGAGACTGGTGACGTTCAGGTTCAACGTGCGCCTGCCTCACTAAGCTTGCTTCAATGAGCTTGCTTCACTAAGCCTGCATCAATGGGCTTGCTTCGCCAGGCATGCTTCACCAAACTAGCCCCATTAAAAGCGCGCCGCCTGGCGCCAGGTGGCGCGCGCTTTTAAGCCGCCTTACTTGTTGGTCGCCAACGCCCCTGCACTCTTCGAACCGCCAAACAGCGCCGTCAGGTAGTTGGAATTGTTGTTCATCGTCGCCATCAACGTGTTGAGCGCGGTGAACTGATTCTGGTACTGCTTCGTCAACGCCGCGCTG comes from Burkholderia sp. GAS332 and encodes:
- a CDS encoding DNA translocase FtsK produces the protein MDPAAGTGSGAAVGAASGRDSGSKSATQATGSMAKAPYSASAQALPHRMSRLFTEIRWILQVALGVFLLMALVSYSRHDPSWTHAAQVDHIANWAGRVGAWTSDILLLLFGLSAYWWIVLLGRHISANYRRITRNEELEDDAPRDAGWLADAFAFMLVLLACDGIEALRMWSLKVQLPRAPGGVIGEAVARGVSHALGFTGGTLALLIVLGIGLSLYFRFSWLSVSEKVGESIISAVTFAKLRREAGRDRKLGEAAAVKREGKVEKGRVRIEEHEPVMIVPPVVTPAKSERVEKERQVPLFTDLPGDSTLPPISLLDAAPAAQETISADTLEFTSRLIEKKLKDFGVEVSVVAAYPGPVVTRYEIEPATGVKGSQIVGLAKDLARSLSLVSIRVVETIPGKNFMALELPNQRRQTVSLSEILGSAVYADAASPLTMGLGKDIGGKPVCADLAKMPHLLVAGTTGSGKSVGINAMILSLLYKASADQVRMILIDPKMLEMSVYEGIPHLLCPVVTDMRQAGHALNWAVAEMERRYKLMSKLGVRNLAGYNNKIDEAAKREEKLPNPFSLTPDDPEPLSRLPNIVVVIDELADLMMVVGKKVEELIARIAQKARAAGIHLILATQRPSVDVITGLIKANVPTRMAFQVSSKIDSRTILDQQGAESLLGMGDMLYLPPGSGLPVRVHGAFVSDEEVHRVVDKLKEQGEPNYIEGILEGGVTGEGDEGSAGAGGSGSGDGEADPLYDQAVDVVLKNRRASISLVQRHLRIGYNRAARLLEQMENSGVVSAMSSNGNREILAPAREAE
- a CDS encoding thioredoxin reductase (NADPH) — protein: MPATSTKHAKVLILGSGPAGYTAAVYAARANLSPVLVTGLAQGGQLMTTTDVENWPADAHGVQGPELMGRFLEHAERFNTEIIFDHIHTAKLDEKPIRLIGDSGEYTCDSLIISTGASAQYLGLPSEELFMGKGVSACATCDGFFYKQQHVAVIGGGNTAVEEALYLSGIAKKVTVIHRRDKFRAEPILIDRLLAKEKEGVVEIKWNSTLDEVTGDQSGVTGLRIKNTKTGDTTDIALQGIFVAIGHKPNTDIFEGQLEMKNGYIITKGGLNGFATATSVPGVFAAGDVQDHVYRQAITSAGTGCMAALDAQRYLETLDEIGEHVMSAEAER
- a CDS encoding DNA-nicking endonuclease, Smr domain; this translates as MPKNQPHPSEPKRARAVARPAPETAAPVVKPKIEPAAGLAGLGALRDALKGDTQRRERERVAAVAAQREASADADLFRREIGAVAPLAVPQRASLPRNPPSPLPVQTKLDEEAVLHEAISDEFDPEILLDTDETLSYCRPGISQEVVRKLRRGDWIVQAQIDLHGMRREEAREALAEFIRESVKRGQRCLRVIHGKGLGSIGKEPVLKGKVRAWLVQKSEVIAFCQARAHDGGAGAVVVLLQPGTLPVSPKY
- a CDS encoding Uncharacterized membrane protein YeiH, producing MIHPRLALTIMEALALFAYAISGFIEARTRRLDAVGTFLVAIATAFGGGTLRDVLLERRPFYWVEHQAYLIAIFVMSLFAPTLLKMTSRLLSERVLLVADAVGLGLFSISGTSIAHDAQMPWFTSVMMGVLTGVFGGVIRDVLCNEVPLILRDSRPYATCAFVGCWLYVLLDYMNVDTVYSVLIATAFILLARLVTFRFNVRLPH